In Buchnera aphidicola (Kaburagia rhusicola ensigallis), the following are encoded in one genomic region:
- the leuB gene encoding 3-isopropylmalate dehydrogenase, which produces MKKRYKIAILPGDGIGPEIMQEGYKILRILKKNFDINIQTHEYDIGGIAIDRHGVALPKNTLDGCENSDAILFGSVGGPKWNNLPPNLQPERSALLPLRKHFNLFANLRPAQLYPGLEVMSPLRSEIAVKGFNILCVRELIGGIYFGRPKGTKYSNLKKYSFDTEIYYQFEIERIAHVAFKLALTRKCHLTSIDKANVLETSILWRNTVNSVSLEYPTVKLSHLYVDNAAMQIINNPDQFDVILCSNLFGDILSDECAMITGSIGLLPSASLNEKKFGLYEPAGGSAPDIQGKNIANPIALILSLSMLVRYSFQLDLIADIIDKVVYEALSLGYRTKDISDGNNSFTSTSEMGDVISQLLSHRRIQ; this is translated from the coding sequence ATGAAAAAAAGATATAAAATTGCTATTTTACCTGGTGATGGTATTGGACCTGAAATAATGCAAGAAGGGTATAAAATTTTACGAATACTCAAAAAAAATTTTGATATAAATATTCAAACACATGAATATGACATTGGTGGTATTGCAATAGACAGACATGGTGTTGCGCTTCCTAAAAATACGCTAGATGGATGTGAAAACTCTGATGCAATTTTGTTTGGCTCTGTTGGTGGCCCGAAGTGGAATAATTTGCCGCCTAATTTACAACCAGAAAGGAGTGCTTTGTTACCTCTTAGAAAACACTTTAATTTATTTGCAAATTTAAGACCAGCTCAATTATATCCTGGATTAGAAGTAATGTCTCCTCTTCGTTCTGAAATAGCTGTAAAGGGATTTAATATTTTATGTGTTCGTGAATTAATAGGAGGTATTTATTTTGGTCGTCCAAAGGGTACTAAATATAGTAATTTAAAAAAATATTCTTTCGATACTGAAATATATTATCAATTTGAAATTGAAAGGATTGCTCATGTTGCGTTTAAATTAGCTTTAACGAGAAAGTGTCATCTGACTTCTATTGATAAAGCTAATGTGTTAGAAACTTCTATATTATGGAGAAATACAGTTAATAGTGTATCTTTAGAGTATCCTACAGTAAAATTATCTCATTTGTATGTAGATAATGCTGCTATGCAAATAATTAATAATCCTGATCAATTTGATGTAATTTTATGTTCTAATTTGTTTGGTGATATACTTTCAGATGAATGCGCGATGATTACCGGTTCTATAGGTTTGTTACCCTCTGCTAGTTTAAATGAAAAAAAATTTGGTTTATATGAACCGGCTGGTGGTTCGGCGCCTGATATTCAAGGAAAAAACATAGCTAATCCTATTGCATTAATTCTTTCATTAAGTATGTTAGTTAGATATAGTTTTCAACTAGATTTGATAGCAGACATTATTGATAAAGTAGTGTATGAAGCTTTAAGTTTGGGTTATCGAACAAAAGATATATCGGATGGTAATAACAGTTTTACTAGTACTAGTGAGATGGGTGACGTTATTTCTCAATTATTATCTCATAGAAGAATACAATGA